CTTCACCCGGGTGCGCAGCCGCTCGACCAGCTCCTGGGTGGGGGCGACGCCGACGTCGGCGGTGAGCAGGGTGTCCTCGATCTCCTCCCAGGTGTCCTCGTCCAGGTGCTCCCTGGAGAGCAGCGAGAGCAGGCCCTTGCCGAGCGAGTTCTGCGAGCGGGAGAGCCGCGAGCGCAGCCGGACCAGCCGGCCGGCGGTGGGCTCGGGCACCTCGATCGCCGGGGCCGCCTCGGCCTCGGCCGGCTCGACCTCGGGGGCCTCGACGACCTCGACGGCCTCGGGCTCCGCCGGGAGTTCCACCTCCTCGACGGTGCGGCGCGGCTCCTCGCGGGGCGGGGCGGCCTCCTCGCCGACCTGGGGTTCCTGCGGGGTGGGCTTCGGCGCCGTGATGACCGGCGCCTGCGACTTCGGGGGCAGCTGCTGGCGTCGTCTGCCGGAAACGACGAGGCCGGCGATCGCGCCGACGGCGACCACGGCGATGACTACGGCAAGGATCACGTATTCCATAACCCGTCCAGTATCCGTGACCGGCGCCCGGATGGACCGCACCGCGACTACACGGATACCGCCGGGCGTCGTTCCCGGTGCTCTCCCGCAGCCTGGCGGCCGGGAGGTGCCTCCACGCGCAGCCGCTGGCTGATCACCTGCGAGATGCCGTCGCCCTTCATCGTCACGCCGTAGAGCGCGTCGGCGGACTCCATCGTGAGCTTCTGGTGCGTGATCACGATCAGCTGGGAGCTCTCCCGCAGCTCCTCCATGATCCCGATCAGCCGGCGCAGGTTGGTCTCGTCCAGCGCCGCCTCCACCTCGTCCATCACGTAGAACGGGCTGGGCCTGGCCTTGAAGATCGCCACCAGCAGCGCCACCGCGGTCAGCGAGCGCTCGCCGCCGGACAGCAGCGACAGCCGCTTGACCTTCTTGCCCGGCGGGCGCGCCTCCACCTCGACCCCGGTGGCGAGCATGTTCTCCGGGTCGGTCAGCACCAGCCGCCCCTCGCCGCCCGGGAAGAGCCGGGCGAAGACGCCCTCGAACTGGGCGGCGGTGTCGTGGTACGCCGCGGTGAACAGCTGCTCCACCCGCTGGTCCACGTCCCGGACGATGTCCAGCAGGTCCCGCCGGCTGCGCTTGAGGTCGTCCAGCTGCTCACCGAGGAAGGTGTGCCGCTCCTCCAGCGCGGTGAACTCCTCCAGCGCCAGCGGGTTGACCTTGCCGAGCTGCTGGTAGGCCTTCTCGGCGGCCTTCAGTCGCTTCTCCTGCTCGGCCCGCACGTACGGGTACGGCTCCCCCGGCTCCCCGCCCTCCTCCGGGGCGTCCGGCGGGACGGGCCGGTCCGGGCCGTACGAGGCGAGCAGTTCGCCGCCGTCGATGCCGAACTCCTCCAGCGCCCGGGCCTCCAGCTGTTCGATCCGCAGCCGCTTCTCGGCCCGCAGCACCTCGTCCCGGTGGCCGGCGTCGACCAGCTTGTCCAGCTCCTCCTTGAGCCCGCGGCCGTGCTCGCGGTGCTCGCGCAGCTCCTCCTCGCGCTCGGCGCGCGCCCGTTCGACGGCCGCCCGCCCGGCGTCCGCGCGGGCCAGCGACACCTCCAGGCAGGCCAGCAGCCCGCGGGCGCCCGCCGCGACGGCGTTCGCCACCTCGGCGTCGTGCTCGGCGCGCCGGCGGCGCTCGGCGGCACGAGCGCGTGCCTCGCGCTCGGCCCGGGCGGCCCGGTCCAGCTGGTCCGCCCGGCCGGCCAGCGCGCGGACCCGCTCCTCGTGGGTGCGCACCGCGAGCCGGGCCTCCAGCTCGGCCTGCCGGGCGGCGCTCGCCGCCCCGGCCAGCCGCTGCTGCTCTCCGCTGTCCGGCTCGTCCGCTCCTGCCTCCGCCGACTCCTCGGCCGCGGCCAGGCGTTCCGCCAGCTCCTCGGCGGTGGCCAGCAGCTCGGCCAGGCCCTGTTCGGCCCGGTCGGCCGCGGCCGACAGCCGTTCGGCCTCCCCGGCGGCGGCCCGGGCCTGGCCGCCGAGTCGGCCGAGTGCGCCCGCGACCTGGGCCCGCTCCTGCTCCGCCTGCCGCCGCCGTTCGGCGAGCCGCTCCACTTCGGCGGCCGACTCCCGGCGCAGTTCGGTGAGTTCGGCCAGCCGCTCGGCCGACTCGGCGCAGCGGAGGGTGAGTTCACCGATCGCCCGGGCCGTCTCGTCCACCGCGGCCTGGGTCTCCAGCAGGCTGGGTGCGCCGCCGGAGCCGCCGTGGGCGAAGCCGGCACCCAGCCGGTCCCCGTCGGCGGTGACGGCGCACCACCCGGGGTGTCCGTCGACCAGCCGCAGCGCCGCGTCCAGGTCCGCCACCACGGCCACCCCGGACAGCAGTTGCCGGGCGGCGGCCAGCAACTCGGCCGGGCCGTCGACCAGTTCGGCGGCCCAGCGGGCACCGTGCGGCAACTCACCGTCCGGGCACGGCACTTCGGCCACGCCACTGGCGATCAGCAGCGCGGCCCGGCCGGCTTCGTCCGCCCGCAGCAGCCGCAGCGCCTCGGCGGCGGCGGACGGCGAGTCCACCGCGACGGCGTCGGCCGCCGCGCCGAGCGCCGCCGCCACCGGCACCTCGTACCCGGTCTCGATCCGCAGCAGCGCGGCTGCCGGGCCGAGCAGCCCGCCCAGCCGCCCGCCCGCGTCCAGCAGCGCGCCGGTGCCGTCCTTGCGGCGCAGTCCGAGGGAGAGCGCCTCGTGCCGTGCGGTGAGTGCGGCCCGTTCGCGCTCGGCGGCGCCGGCCGTGTCGCGGGCGGCGGCGAGGTCGCGTTCGACGGCGGCCAGCCGCTCGCGGGCCTCCTGGTGGCCGGCCTCGAACTGTTCGTCGTCCCCGGCCCGGCCGTCCACCTGCTGCCGGAGTTCGTCCAGCTCGCCCTGTGCGGCCTCGGCGCGCAGCAGGGCCTCGTCCCTGGCCTCGGCGAGCCGGCCGATCTCGGCCTGCGCCGAGGCGGCCCGGGACCGGGCGGCGGCGGCCTGCCCCTGGAGGCGGGCCAGGCCCTCCCGGCGGTCGGCGATGGCCCGGGCGGCGTCGCGCAGCCGGCGCTCCTCGGCGGCCAGCTCCCGTTCCAGCTCGCCCTTGCGCTCGACGGCCTCGGCGAGGGCGTACTGCGTCTCCTCCAGCGCCTCGGCGAGGGCGGCCTCCTCCTCGCGGACCCGTTCGGCCTCCCGTTCCAGCTCCTCCGGGTCGCGACCGCGCCGCTCCTCGGTCTGTCCGCCGGCGGCGGCGTGCCGGGCCCGGGCCTCGGCCAGCCCGATCGTGCCGCGGGTGCGCTCGGCGAGCGCGGAGAGCCGGTACCAGGTCTGCCGGGCGGTCTCCAGGCTCGGCCCGAGCTGCCCGACCTGTGCCTCCAGGAGCCGTTCGCGCTGCACCGCGCGGGCCAGCTCCTGTTCGACGGTGGTCCGGCGCAGCCGCAGCGCCAGCTCGTCCGCGACCTCGGCCTCGACGGCCCGGCGGAGCGTGTCGAGGTCGTCGGCGAGGATCCGCAGCCGGGCGTCGCGCAGTGCGGCCTGGATGCCGGCGGCCCGGCGGGCGATCCGGGCCTGTCGGCCGAGCGGGCCGAGTTGGCGGCGCAGCTCGGCCACCAGGTCCTGGACCCGGTTGAGGTTGGCCTGCATGGCGTCCAGCTTCCGCAGCGCCTTCTCCTTGCGCTTGCGGTGCTTGAGGACGCCGGCCGCCTCCTCGATGAAGGCGCGCCGGCCCATCGGATCGGCGTGCAGCACGGAGTCCAGCTGCCCCTGCCCGACGATGACGTGCATCTCGCGGCCGATGCCGGAGTCGGAGAGCAGTTCCTGGATGTCCAGCAGGCGGCAGGTCTCGCCGTTGAGCGCGTACTCGCTGCCGCCGTTGCGGAACATGGTCCGGGTGATGGTCACCTCGGCGTAGTCGATCGGCAGGGCGCCGTCGGCGTTGTCGATGGTGAGGCTGACCTCCGCGCGGCCGAGCGGGGCGCGCCCGCTGGTCCCGGCGAAGATGACGTCCTCCATCTTGCCGCCGCGCAGCGTCTTGGCCCCCTGCTCGCCCATCACCCAGGACAGCGCGTCCACCACGTTCGACTTGCCGGAGCCGTTCGGGCCGACGACGCAGGTGATGCCGGGCTCGAAGCGCAGGGTGGTGCTGGAGGCGAAGGACTTGAACCCGCGCAGCGTCAGACTCTTCAGGTGCACGCGCCGGTCTCCTCATCGCTCGCCAGGGGCCCCAGCGTGCGACTGTAGCCGGACTCGGACACGACGAAGGGACGCCACATCAGGGCGTCCCTTGCAAGCTGCGTCCCTTTCGGGGCGGCTCAGTGCACAGCGGCGTCGATCTGCGAGGACCGGGCGGGACTCAGGTGAGAGCCGGCTCCCGCTGATCCAGATCGATGCTGTTGAGCAGCGAGTGCTCGTCAGCGACAGCGGTGAGCGCGTCGTTCTCAGCCTGCATCCGAAGGAGCTCGGCTTCAAGCTCGTGGACGCGCTGCTGGAGCCGTCGCATCTCGGAGAGCATTCGCGGGTCGGGGCCGCCGACGTACCCGAGAAGCGCCTTTGCCATGATGAATGGTCCTCCACGCTGAGTGACAGAACCGGAATGGTTCGTGTCTAGGGGGAAGGGGGACGCACGCGCGGCGCGTCACCGGAAGTGCTGGCTGGGCACTACGGCACATCCACCGTGAGCTGGGCTCACGAGGGCATGCGCCTGCCGGGCGAACGCGGTCGTGTGCGCGGGCTTCCAGCGTCTCACCAAAGACGGAAAGGGTCAACACGATCACCGCACGCTACCGCGGCCCTGTCACCTGCCTGGCGGTGTCGTCACGCCGGGGGCTCTTTGGGCGGGTCCACCACATGCTCGTGGATCATCGTTCGATGCGGAGTCAACCACGAGTCTGCCCGGATGGCAACCTCGTGACACCGACCGTTCCGGATCTTTTCGCGACGGGTCCAGCGAGGGGGCGGTCGGTGTGCCCGGGGGCGGCGGCTCAGCGGATCTCGAAACCCTCGTAACCAGGGCCGACGGCCGTCCAGATCTCGGTCACGCCGGTGACGTTCCCGGGGGTGTCCGGGCCGCGCAGCAGGGCCAGCAGCTGCTCGCAGTCGGCCGCGAGCCCCTCGGCCACCACCTGCACCCGCCCGTCGCCGAGGTTGCTCGCGTAGCCGGTCAGGCCGGTCTCCAGCGCCCGTGCCCTGGTCCACCAGCGGAACCCGACCTGCTGGACCTTCCCCCGGACCCAGGCGGTGACCCGGACCGGTTCCTCACTGTGGGCGTCGCGACCGTGCATGCCCCGACCCTAGCCGCCCGCCCGCCCGCACGCCCGCACGGGAGCGGCCCCGCCGGAAGGACCGGCGGGGCCGCGTGGAGTCGTGCCCGGGTCTGCGGGTCGGTCGGTTACCAGTCCCCGCCGCCGAAGTCCCCGCCGCCACCGAAGTCGCCGCCGGAGTCGCCGCTGCCGAAGCCGCCGAAGTCGCCGGCGTTGAAGTCGGCGCCGGTGTAGTCGCCGCCCTCGTACTGGTCCTGGTAGCCGTGGTGGCCGCCGTCCGTCATGGGCGCCGCGGCGTAGGCCGGGGTGCTCATCATCGAGCCGAGCATGGTGCCGACCAGCAGGCCCGGCAGCAGACCGCCGCCGAAGCCGCCGTAGTAGCCGCCCGCGTACGGGGCGTACGCCGGGCCGGCGTTCCAGTACGGCTGCGGGCCGTGGTCGGTGTCGACGGTACGGACGGCCGGGTCGAGGCCGGCCGCCACCCGGTCCGCGTCGGCCTGGCAGACCGGGACGGAGCGGGCCGAGCCGCCGGCCGGGGCCCAGTCGACGTCCTTGACGGACGGGCCGTGGCGCGGGTCCATGAAGCACGGGGGACGCCGCTCGGGCAGCGGGCGCTTGTCCCGCCGGGCAGCCAGGGTGGCCAGCGCGAACCGGCCGTCCTCGATCGCCTCGGTGACCTGCTTGACGTCCTCGGGCCGCTTGGCCTCCTCCATGAGGCGCTTGGACTTCTCGTACGAGTCCAGGCCGTGGGTGTAGTCGGCGCGCTGGGCGTCGTCGGCGTCCGCGGCGCGCGGGTCGAAGTCGAGCCGGTCCAGCTCCTCGCCGAAGGCGGTGATGTCCTCGTCCACGACGCGGCGCAGCTGCTCCAGCTCGGCCCGGGCCTGCTCCTCCTTGCGCTTCTTGGCGCGGCGGAAGAGGAAGAAGACGCCGGCGCCGGCCAGGACCACCAGGACGACCGGGATGACCACCCAGGCGATCGAGGTGCTGTGGTTGACGCCCTGGCCCTTGGCCTGCGGGGCGGCCTGGTCGACGAAGTCGTTCAGGGTGGCGTCGATGTCGCCGTTGTGGGCCCGGAGGACGGCGCCGGAGATCCGGGTGGCGGCACCGGCCGCCATCGCGCCCCGGTCCGCGTCGGCCCGGAACGCGTTGCCGCGCCAGACCGCGTAGACCCCGTCGACGCCGACCAGGGTCCGCAGGTCCTTGAAGACGGTGTCCTTGTTGTAGGCCGGCGAGTCCGGGACGACCGCGATGAAGATCGGCTTGTCGGCCTTGTCGATCTTCTTGGTCAGGGCGTCGGCCTGGGCCTGGCTGAAGCGGTCGGTCATCGCCGGGTCGACGTAGACCTTGCCCTTCTTCAGGGTGGCGGCGGCGTCGCTCAGACCGCCGGCGGCCGAGGCCGCCGGTGCCAGCAGGAGCAGCAGCCCGAGCAGCGCCGCCACCAGGGCAAGTGGCCCGGCGCCCCGGGAACGTCGTGCAAGGGTTCTCATGCCCCCGACGCTACCGCGAGCGGCGTCGGAGCACGCCATACCCTTCGCATACTGGTGGTGGCAAGACTCCCCGCCGTCCGCCGGGGCCGCTCCCCTTCTCGGGGATGATGTTTCCCCCAGCCGCCCCCGAATCGGGTCGGGCAGGGGAACCGCGGGGTCTGCCCGGACGTACGTCCCGGCGGGCCCGGCCCGATTCCCGGAGCACCCCCGGGCGCTCCCGGGCGCTCTCGGGCGCTCTCGGGCGCTGCGGGGGACGTCCCGACCGTACCGCGCGAACGGGCACCGCAGTCCTGGACCGCCGGTCCCCTTACCCTTTCTTGACCCAACTCCCGATCGGAGCTCCCCGGTGATCATCGGCCTCGTCACGGCCGTGGCGGCATCCGCCTGCTACGGCACCGGATCGGTCCTGCAGGCCGTCGGATCCCGCCGTTCCGCCCGGGAGGAGGCCGCCAAGGGCGCCACCACCTCGACCACCGAGCACGGCGGGCCCAGCCTCTCCTCGACCGCGAAGGCCGCCGTCACCTGGGAGTTCATCCTGGGCACGGTGCTCGACCTGATCGGCTTCGGGCTCGGCGCACTGGCCGCCCGGCTGCTGCCGCTGTTCCTCTCCCAGACCATCATCAGCGCCAACCTGGTGATCACCGCGCTGCTCAGCATCAAGCTGCTGGGCATCCGGCTCAAGCAGCTGGAGTGGGCCTCGATCGGCGTGCTCTGCTCGGCCCTGGTGATGCTGGCCGTCTCGGCCGGCCCGGAGGGCGGCCACCACGCGGACATGTCCTTCCACTGGTGGCTGCTGATCGTCAGCACCGTGCTGCTGGTCGGCGGCAGCCTGCTGGTGCGGCGGATGGGCGCCGGCGGCGCGATCGTCGCCGGTCTGCTCTCCGGCCTCGGCTTCGGCGCGCTGGGCGTCGGCGTGCGCATCCTCAACGGCGTCGAGCCGTTCGCGCTCGGCCCGCTGCTCTCCGATCCGGCGCTGTACGCGATCCTGGTCGGCGGCCTCGGCGGGATGTACATCCACACCGTGGCGCTGCAGATCGGCTCGGTGAACGGCGCGACGGCCGCCCTGGTGGTCGGCGAGACGGTGCTGCCCGGCGCGGTCGGCGTGCTCTGGCTCGGCGACTCCTCCAAGCCCGGCCTGGGCTGGCTCGGGGTGCTCGGCTTCCTGCTCGCGGTGGTCTCCGCGGTCGGGGTCGCCTACTTCGGCCAGGACACCCACGGCACACCCGGCGACACCTCGGCCGAGCACCCCGAACTCGCCCACAAGTAGCGGCCGGCTCAGCCCCCGTTGCGGGCCCGCGGCACGCGCTGGCAGCGGGGGCAGAAGTAGCTGGAGCGGTTCATCCAGGCCGCCCGCCGGATCGCGCTGCCGCAGCGGCGGCAGGGCTCGTGCTCGCGGCCGTAGGCGTCGAGGTCACGGGAGAAGTAGCCGCTCTCGCCGTTCACGTTGACGTAGAGGCTGTCGAAGCTGGTGCCGCCGACGGCGAGCGCCGCGGTCATGACGTCCCGGGCGTTGGCCAGCAGCAGCGCGGCCTGCGGGCGGGTCAGCGTCGCGGTCGGCCGGTCGTAGTGCAGCCTGGAGCGCCACAGCGCCTCGTCGGCGTAGATGTTGCCGACGCCGCTGATCAGGGTCTGGTCGAGCAGCGCGCGCTTCACGGTGGTGCGCTTGGCGCGCAGCGCGGCCGCGAACGCCGCGTCGTCGAAGCGCGGGTCGAGCGGGTCACGGGCGATGTGCGCGATGGAGACGGGCGTGCCCTCCGGGTCGTCCTCCTCGGCCTCCTCGACGGCCAGGCCGCCGAAGGTCCGCTGGTCGACGAAGCGCAGTTCGCGCCCGCCGTCGGCGAAGCGCAGCCGTACCCGCAGGTGCGTCTCGTCCGGCACCGACGGGTCCTGGACGAGGAGTTGGCCGCTCATCCCGAGGTGGCCGATCAGCGAGAACCCGGCGCCCGCACCGGCCAGCGGCACCCACAGGTACTTGCCGCGCCGCTGCGCGCTGCCGAGGGTGGCGCCGGTCAGCCGGGCGGTGAAGTCGGCCGCGCCGGCCGGCTGGCGGCGCACCGCGCGCGGGTGCAGCACCTGGACGTCGGCGACGGTACGCCCGGCGACCCAGTTGGCCAGACCGCGGCGGACGACCTCGACTTCGGGAAGTTCGGGCACGGGAAGGAACCTCCTGCTTCGGTACCGATCAGCAGGGACAGGCTACTTCGCGGTCCACCCGCCTCGCTGTGCCCGGTGGGGCTCCGCGCGACGGGCACCTTCTCGTGGTCGCTCGCCGCGCTCGCGCTACGCCCCGGCGGGCAGCCGGTCGGCGTACTTCTCCTTGATCGCGCGCCAGGCGCTCTCGGCGGCCTTCTGCTCGGCTTCCTTCTTCGAGCGGCCCACGCCGCTGCCGAAGTCCTCGCCGGCCACCCGGGCCGCCGCGGTGAAGGTCTTCTCGTGGTCCGGACCGGACTCCATGACCACGTACTCGGGAACGCCGATGCCCACCGAGGCGGTGAGCTCCTGGAGGCTGGTCTTCCAGTCCAGGCCGGCACCCAGTTGAGAGGACTCCTCGATCAGCGGGTCGAACAGCCGGTGGACGAACTCGGTTGCCGCGTCCAGGCCCTGGTCCAGGTAGACGGCCCCGATCACGGCCTCGACGGTGTCGGCGAGGATCGACGACTTGTCGCGGCCGCCGGTTCCCTCCTCGCCCTTGCCGAGCCGGATGAACGCGCCGAGGTCCAGGCCCCGGCCGACGTCCGCGAGCGCACGGGAGTTGACCACCGCGGCGCGCAGCTTGGCGAGCGTGCCCTCCGGGACGTCCGGGTGGACGCGGTAGAGGGTGTCGGTCACCACCAGGCCCAGCACCGAGTCGCCGAGGAACTCCAGGCGCTCGTTGGTGGGCAGCCCCCCGTTCTCGTACGCGTACGAGCGGTGGGTCAGGGCACGCACCAGAAGGGCGCGCTCGAGCGTGTACCCGAGGCGCCCTTCCAGGACGTCGTATTCGGTCGAAGCCGGCCCGCCGGCCTTGCCGCCGCCCGAAGAACCCTTCGGGGCGGTGGACGCCTTGCGGGTGGAGTTACCGTCCGACATCGATCCGTGCACCCCGCCGATCAGACCGAGAGGACCTGGCGACGGTTGTACGTGCCGCAGCTCGGGCACGCGATGTGCGAGAGCTTCGGCTCGTGGCAGCGGTCGCACGCCACGAGGGCCGGGGCAACGGCCTTCCAGTTGGACCGACGGTGGCGCGTGTTGCTGCGCGACATCTTCCGCTTCGGAACAGCCACGGCTACTTCTCCTGGTTCTCGGCGAGACCCTCACGGGTGTCGCTGGTCTTGGTTCCCCGCCGCCCGTTAGCGGCTTCGCCGCGGGCCTCGTCGCCGGGGGTGGCGGAGAGTCCCTGCAGTGCCGCCCACCGGGGGTCGACGGCGTCGTGGTGGTGCGCCGGGTCGTCGCTCAGGCGCGCTCCGCATTCGGAGCACAGGCCCAGGCAGTCTTCCTGGCACACCGGCTGCAGCGGCAGTGCGAGCACCACCGCGTCACGCAGCACCGGCTGGAGGTCGAAGAAGTCGCCCTCCAGGCGGTAAGTCTCTTCCTCCGAGTCCTCGTCGAGGTCCTCGGCCCCGGAGGTCCGGGCGCGGTGGCGCTCGTCGGACTCCGGGTAGTAGTACAGCTCCTGGAAGTCCACGTCGATGTCGAACTCGACGGGCTCCAGGCACCGGACGCACTCGCCCTCGACGTGGGCGTCGGCGGTGCCGGTGACCAGCACGCCCTCGACCACGGACTCCAGGCGGAGTTCCAGCTCGATCGGGCTCTTCTCCGGGACGCCGATGACGTCGACGATCCCGAAGCCCTCGGGGGCCTCCAGGGTCCGGGTCACCTTGCGCATCGAACCCGGACGACGGCCCAGCTCGTGCGTGTCGAACACGAGGGGGTCGCGGTGGTCGAGGCGGTTCACGGTGGTCCTGACTTCCATGGGGAATCTTCGATGTGTCCCCATACAAGTCGACGTTGCGAGGGCAAGCCGAGAGGCGGGCATGGGGATGCCGGAGTGGTCAGACTACCGGAGTCTCCCGTCAGGCCCAACTTCGGTCCTGTCGGGAGGCCCCTCGGCGGCCCGCTCAGCGGCCGCCGAGCTCCCGCAGCCTGGTCATGTCGATCATGCTGGTGTCGAAGAAGCTGGTCTCGTCCAGGCCCTGCTGCTGGTGCGGCACGGCCGGCGGGGCGGCGGGCGGCTGCGGGTAGGCGTAGCCGTCGTACCCCTGCGCACCGTAGCCCTGCTGCTGCTGGTGCTGGTGCTGCTCGTAGCCGTAGCCGGCCTGCTGCTGGTCCGGGTAGCCCTGCTGCGGGTAACCGCCCTGCTGCTGGCCCCACTGGGTGTTGTACGGGTCGCCCTGGCCGGCCGGGTCGAAGCCCCCGCCGTACACCTCGGCGTACTGCC
The genomic region above belongs to Streptomyces sp. 1331.2 and contains:
- the smc gene encoding chromosome segregation protein SMC; the protein is MHLKSLTLRGFKSFASSTTLRFEPGITCVVGPNGSGKSNVVDALSWVMGEQGAKTLRGGKMEDVIFAGTSGRAPLGRAEVSLTIDNADGALPIDYAEVTITRTMFRNGGSEYALNGETCRLLDIQELLSDSGIGREMHVIVGQGQLDSVLHADPMGRRAFIEEAAGVLKHRKRKEKALRKLDAMQANLNRVQDLVAELRRQLGPLGRQARIARRAAGIQAALRDARLRILADDLDTLRRAVEAEVADELALRLRRTTVEQELARAVQRERLLEAQVGQLGPSLETARQTWYRLSALAERTRGTIGLAEARARHAAAGGQTEERRGRDPEELEREAERVREEEAALAEALEETQYALAEAVERKGELERELAAEERRLRDAARAIADRREGLARLQGQAAAARSRAASAQAEIGRLAEARDEALLRAEAAQGELDELRQQVDGRAGDDEQFEAGHQEARERLAAVERDLAAARDTAGAAERERAALTARHEALSLGLRRKDGTGALLDAGGRLGGLLGPAAALLRIETGYEVPVAAALGAAADAVAVDSPSAAAEALRLLRADEAGRAALLIASGVAEVPCPDGELPHGARWAAELVDGPAELLAAARQLLSGVAVVADLDAALRLVDGHPGWCAVTADGDRLGAGFAHGGSGGAPSLLETQAAVDETARAIGELTLRCAESAERLAELTELRRESAAEVERLAERRRQAEQERAQVAGALGRLGGQARAAAGEAERLSAAADRAEQGLAELLATAEELAERLAAAEESAEAGADEPDSGEQQRLAGAASAARQAELEARLAVRTHEERVRALAGRADQLDRAARAEREARARAAERRRRAEHDAEVANAVAAGARGLLACLEVSLARADAGRAAVERARAEREEELREHREHGRGLKEELDKLVDAGHRDEVLRAEKRLRIEQLEARALEEFGIDGGELLASYGPDRPVPPDAPEEGGEPGEPYPYVRAEQEKRLKAAEKAYQQLGKVNPLALEEFTALEERHTFLGEQLDDLKRSRRDLLDIVRDVDQRVEQLFTAAYHDTAAQFEGVFARLFPGGEGRLVLTDPENMLATGVEVEARPPGKKVKRLSLLSGGERSLTAVALLVAIFKARPSPFYVMDEVEAALDETNLRRLIGIMEELRESSQLIVITHQKLTMESADALYGVTMKGDGISQVISQRLRVEAPPGRQAAGEHRERRPAVSV
- a CDS encoding acylphosphatase, translating into MHGRDAHSEEPVRVTAWVRGKVQQVGFRWWTRARALETGLTGYASNLGDGRVQVVAEGLAADCEQLLALLRGPDTPGNVTGVTEIWTAVGPGYEGFEIR
- the mutM gene encoding bifunctional DNA-formamidopyrimidine glycosylase/DNA-(apurinic or apyrimidinic site) lyase — encoded protein: MPELPEVEVVRRGLANWVAGRTVADVQVLHPRAVRRQPAGAADFTARLTGATLGSAQRRGKYLWVPLAGAGAGFSLIGHLGMSGQLLVQDPSVPDETHLRVRLRFADGGRELRFVDQRTFGGLAVEEAEEDDPEGTPVSIAHIARDPLDPRFDDAAFAAALRAKRTTVKRALLDQTLISGVGNIYADEALWRSRLHYDRPTATLTRPQAALLLANARDVMTAALAVGGTSFDSLYVNVNGESGYFSRDLDAYGREHEPCRRCGSAIRRAAWMNRSSYFCPRCQRVPRARNGG
- the rnc gene encoding ribonuclease III; the protein is MSDGNSTRKASTAPKGSSGGGKAGGPASTEYDVLEGRLGYTLERALLVRALTHRSYAYENGGLPTNERLEFLGDSVLGLVVTDTLYRVHPDVPEGTLAKLRAAVVNSRALADVGRGLDLGAFIRLGKGEEGTGGRDKSSILADTVEAVIGAVYLDQGLDAATEFVHRLFDPLIEESSQLGAGLDWKTSLQELTASVGIGVPEYVVMESGPDHEKTFTAAARVAGEDFGSGVGRSKKEAEQKAAESAWRAIKEKYADRLPAGA
- the rpmF gene encoding 50S ribosomal protein L32, with amino-acid sequence MAVPKRKMSRSNTRHRRSNWKAVAPALVACDRCHEPKLSHIACPSCGTYNRRQVLSV
- a CDS encoding YceD family protein — translated: MEVRTTVNRLDHRDPLVFDTHELGRRPGSMRKVTRTLEAPEGFGIVDVIGVPEKSPIELELRLESVVEGVLVTGTADAHVEGECVRCLEPVEFDIDVDFQELYYYPESDERHRARTSGAEDLDEDSEEETYRLEGDFFDLQPVLRDAVVLALPLQPVCQEDCLGLCSECGARLSDDPAHHHDAVDPRWAALQGLSATPGDEARGEAANGRRGTKTSDTREGLAENQEK